Proteins encoded in a region of the Benincasa hispida cultivar B227 chromosome 2, ASM972705v1, whole genome shotgun sequence genome:
- the LOC120071618 gene encoding kinesin-like protein KIN-1 isoform X6: protein MEMQCAFNMWTLRHSFLRMRRLKNLHLALIECSMINLSKLMFTDFLLSQLSKTGAGKTYSMEGPGILECDAAKKGLLPRVVEGIFECTKLADETSKYSIKLSMVEIYMEKVRDLFDLSRDNVQIKESKTQGIILNGMIEFRRTISMNLKQCNSCLDELSAESSKFHDCKWDYYFGFTLQMPIQDPPEALLTLSKGIANRAVGETQMNVASSRSHCIYIFAIQQESTKDKRARTGKLNLVDLAGSEKVEKTGAEGRVLEEAKTINKSLSALGNVINALTCGPTGRGNHIPYRDSKLTRILQDALGGNSRTALLCCCSPSPTNSSETLSTLRFGARAKHIKASPRVANEDKFIRELEVFTPIKRESRGKLLNDLQESLDIEHVQILEELFIQEGILFDPCSIEESELAYEDVTSQTISSLQLVLEELLSTIGELKKENEELMARVSAAELHHGPISNSNLLVSIYYNLGLFRDWLKSIFHFSISHYN, encoded by the exons ATGGAGATGCAGTGTGCGTTCAATATGTGGACTCTGAGACATTCATTTTTAAG GATGAGAAGACTGAAGAACTTACATTTAGCTTTGATAGAGTGTTCTATGATAAATCTGAGCAAACTGATGTTTACCGATTTCTTGCTGAGCCAATTGTCAAAG ACTGGAGCTGGAAAGACGTATAGTATGGAG GGGCCTGGGATACTTGAATGTGATGCAGCAAAGAAGGGTTTACTTCCTAGAGTGGTAGAAGGCATTTTTGAATGTACCAAATTAGCTGATGAAACGAGCAAGTACTCAATAAAGTTGTCTATG GTTGAAATCTACATGGAGAAAGTGAG GGATCTTTTCGACTTATCAAGGGACAATGTACAAATCAAGGAGAGTAAAACACAAGGGATAATATTAAATGGAATGATTGAG TTCAGGAGGACTATTTCTATGAACTTAAAGCAATGCAACTCATGTTTGGATGAATTATCAGCCGAGTCATCTAAATTCCATGATTGTAAATGGGATTACTATTTTGGTTTCACTTTACAGATGCCCATACAGGACCCTCCAGAGGCATTGCTGACCTTATCT AAAGGAATAGCCAACAGAGCCGTAGGAGAGACCC AAATGAACGTTGCCAGCAGTAGGAGCCACTGTATTTACATATTCGCTATTCAGCAAGAATCAACCAAGGACAAGAG GGCCAGAACTGGAAAATTGAATCTAGTGGACTTGGCAGGGTCTGAAAAAGTGGAGAAAACTGGTGCTGAGGGGAGAGTTCTTGAAGAAGCCAAGACCATTAACAAATCGCTTTCAGCTCTTGGGAATGTAATAAATGCTCTAACATGTGGACCAACGGGCAGAGGAAACCACATTCCATATCGTGATTCTAAGTTGACACGGATTCTACAAGATGCACTC GGAGGAAACTCGCGTACTGCTTTGTTGTGTTGCTGCTCACCCAGCCCTACAAACTCATCTGAGACCCTCTCAACCCTTCGATTTGGTGCAAG GGCAAAGCATATAAAGGCTTCTCCTCGTGTTGCAAATGAGGATAAATTTATCAGAGAGCTTGAAGTTTTCACTCCAATAAAAAGGGAATCACGTGGCAAACTTCTAAATGAT TTGCAGGAGAGTTTGGATATTGAGCATGTGCAAATACTTGAGGAGCTGTttatacaagaaggaattcttTTTGATCCTTGCTCCATTGAAGAGTCGGAATTAGCCTATGAAGATGTTACTTCACAAACCATTTCTTCGTTGCAGCTAGTTTTGGAAGAACTCTTGAGCACAATTGGAGAG CTTAAGAAAGAGAATGAGGAGCTGATGGCAAGAGTATCAGCAGCTGAACTCCATCATGGGCCAATCTCAAACTCCAACTTACTGGTTAGTATATATTATAATCTTGGTCTCTTTAGGGATTGGCTCAAATCTATTTTCCATTTCTCGATCAGCCATTATAATTAG
- the LOC120071618 gene encoding kinesin-like protein KIN-1 isoform X7: MSNITVCARFRPLSSKERQDHGDAVCVQYVDSETFIFKDEKTEELTFSFDRVFYDKSEQTDVYRFLAEPIVKDALNAVNGTIITFGQTGAGKTYSMEGPGILECDAAKKGLLPRVVEGIFECTKLADETSKYSIKLSMVEIYMEKVRDLFDLSRDNVQIKESKTQGIILNGMIEMPIQDPPEALLTLSKGIANRAVGETQMNVASSRSHCIYIFAIQQESTKDKRARTGKLNLVDLAGSEKVEKTGAEGRVLEEAKTINKSLSALGNVINALTCGPTGRGNHIPYRDSKLTRILQDALGGNSRTALLCCCSPSPTNSSETLSTLRFGARAKHIKASPRVANEDKFIRELEVFTPIKRESRGKLLNDLQESLDIEHVQILEELFIQEGILFDPCSIEESELAYEDVTSQTISSLQLVLEELLSTIGELKKENEELMARVSAAELHHGPISNSNLLVSIYYNLGLFRDWLKSIFHFSISHYN, encoded by the exons ATGTCAAACATAACTGTTTGCGCTCGATTTCGGCCTTTAAGTTCAAAAGAGAGGCAAGATCATGGAGATGCAGTGTGCGTTCAATATGTGGACTCTGAGACATTCATTTTTAAG GATGAGAAGACTGAAGAACTTACATTTAGCTTTGATAGAGTGTTCTATGATAAATCTGAGCAAACTGATGTTTACCGATTTCTTGCTGAGCCAATTGTCAAAG ATGCTCTTAATGCTGTTAATGGGACAATTATCACCTTTGGACAG ACTGGAGCTGGAAAGACGTATAGTATGGAG GGGCCTGGGATACTTGAATGTGATGCAGCAAAGAAGGGTTTACTTCCTAGAGTGGTAGAAGGCATTTTTGAATGTACCAAATTAGCTGATGAAACGAGCAAGTACTCAATAAAGTTGTCTATG GTTGAAATCTACATGGAGAAAGTGAG GGATCTTTTCGACTTATCAAGGGACAATGTACAAATCAAGGAGAGTAAAACACAAGGGATAATATTAAATGGAATGATTGAG ATGCCCATACAGGACCCTCCAGAGGCATTGCTGACCTTATCT AAAGGAATAGCCAACAGAGCCGTAGGAGAGACCC AAATGAACGTTGCCAGCAGTAGGAGCCACTGTATTTACATATTCGCTATTCAGCAAGAATCAACCAAGGACAAGAG GGCCAGAACTGGAAAATTGAATCTAGTGGACTTGGCAGGGTCTGAAAAAGTGGAGAAAACTGGTGCTGAGGGGAGAGTTCTTGAAGAAGCCAAGACCATTAACAAATCGCTTTCAGCTCTTGGGAATGTAATAAATGCTCTAACATGTGGACCAACGGGCAGAGGAAACCACATTCCATATCGTGATTCTAAGTTGACACGGATTCTACAAGATGCACTC GGAGGAAACTCGCGTACTGCTTTGTTGTGTTGCTGCTCACCCAGCCCTACAAACTCATCTGAGACCCTCTCAACCCTTCGATTTGGTGCAAG GGCAAAGCATATAAAGGCTTCTCCTCGTGTTGCAAATGAGGATAAATTTATCAGAGAGCTTGAAGTTTTCACTCCAATAAAAAGGGAATCACGTGGCAAACTTCTAAATGAT TTGCAGGAGAGTTTGGATATTGAGCATGTGCAAATACTTGAGGAGCTGTttatacaagaaggaattcttTTTGATCCTTGCTCCATTGAAGAGTCGGAATTAGCCTATGAAGATGTTACTTCACAAACCATTTCTTCGTTGCAGCTAGTTTTGGAAGAACTCTTGAGCACAATTGGAGAG CTTAAGAAAGAGAATGAGGAGCTGATGGCAAGAGTATCAGCAGCTGAACTCCATCATGGGCCAATCTCAAACTCCAACTTACTGGTTAGTATATATTATAATCTTGGTCTCTTTAGGGATTGGCTCAAATCTATTTTCCATTTCTCGATCAGCCATTATAATTAG
- the LOC120071618 gene encoding kinesin-like protein KIN-1 isoform X2 — translation MSNITVCARFRPLSSKERQDHGDAVCVQYVDSETFIFKDEKTEELTFSFDRVFYDKSEQTDVYRFLAEPIVKVSLSKGGFYLSRCALMYDTDALNAVNGTIITFGQTGAGKTYSMEGPGILECDAAKKGLLPRVVEGIFECTKLADETSKYSIKLSMVEIYMEKVRDLFDLSRDNVQIKESKTQGIILNGMIEFRRTISMNLKQCNSCLDELSAESSKFHDCKWDYYFGFTLQMPIQDPPEALLTLSKGIANRAVGETQMNVASSRSHCIYIFAIQQESTKDKRARTGKLNLVDLAGSEKVEKTGAEGRVLEEAKTINKSLSALGNVINALTCGPTGRGNHIPYRDSKLTRILQDALGGNSRTALLCCCSPSPTNSSETLSTLRFGARAKHIKASPRVANEDKFIRELEVFTPIKRESRGKLLNDESLDIEHVQILEELFIQEGILFDPCSIEESELAYEDVTSQTISSLQLVLEELLSTIGELKKENEELMARVSAAELHHGPISNSNLLVSIYYNLGLFRDWLKSIFHFSISHYN, via the exons ATGTCAAACATAACTGTTTGCGCTCGATTTCGGCCTTTAAGTTCAAAAGAGAGGCAAGATCATGGAGATGCAGTGTGCGTTCAATATGTGGACTCTGAGACATTCATTTTTAAG GATGAGAAGACTGAAGAACTTACATTTAGCTTTGATAGAGTGTTCTATGATAAATCTGAGCAAACTGATGTTTACCGATTTCTTGCTGAGCCAATTGTCAAAG TTTCCTTAAGCAAAGGAGGATTCTACCTTTCACGTTGTGCTTTAATGTATGACACAGATGCTCTTAATGCTGTTAATGGGACAATTATCACCTTTGGACAG ACTGGAGCTGGAAAGACGTATAGTATGGAG GGGCCTGGGATACTTGAATGTGATGCAGCAAAGAAGGGTTTACTTCCTAGAGTGGTAGAAGGCATTTTTGAATGTACCAAATTAGCTGATGAAACGAGCAAGTACTCAATAAAGTTGTCTATG GTTGAAATCTACATGGAGAAAGTGAG GGATCTTTTCGACTTATCAAGGGACAATGTACAAATCAAGGAGAGTAAAACACAAGGGATAATATTAAATGGAATGATTGAG TTCAGGAGGACTATTTCTATGAACTTAAAGCAATGCAACTCATGTTTGGATGAATTATCAGCCGAGTCATCTAAATTCCATGATTGTAAATGGGATTACTATTTTGGTTTCACTTTACAGATGCCCATACAGGACCCTCCAGAGGCATTGCTGACCTTATCT AAAGGAATAGCCAACAGAGCCGTAGGAGAGACCC AAATGAACGTTGCCAGCAGTAGGAGCCACTGTATTTACATATTCGCTATTCAGCAAGAATCAACCAAGGACAAGAG GGCCAGAACTGGAAAATTGAATCTAGTGGACTTGGCAGGGTCTGAAAAAGTGGAGAAAACTGGTGCTGAGGGGAGAGTTCTTGAAGAAGCCAAGACCATTAACAAATCGCTTTCAGCTCTTGGGAATGTAATAAATGCTCTAACATGTGGACCAACGGGCAGAGGAAACCACATTCCATATCGTGATTCTAAGTTGACACGGATTCTACAAGATGCACTC GGAGGAAACTCGCGTACTGCTTTGTTGTGTTGCTGCTCACCCAGCCCTACAAACTCATCTGAGACCCTCTCAACCCTTCGATTTGGTGCAAG GGCAAAGCATATAAAGGCTTCTCCTCGTGTTGCAAATGAGGATAAATTTATCAGAGAGCTTGAAGTTTTCACTCCAATAAAAAGGGAATCACGTGGCAAACTTCTAAATGAT GAGAGTTTGGATATTGAGCATGTGCAAATACTTGAGGAGCTGTttatacaagaaggaattcttTTTGATCCTTGCTCCATTGAAGAGTCGGAATTAGCCTATGAAGATGTTACTTCACAAACCATTTCTTCGTTGCAGCTAGTTTTGGAAGAACTCTTGAGCACAATTGGAGAG CTTAAGAAAGAGAATGAGGAGCTGATGGCAAGAGTATCAGCAGCTGAACTCCATCATGGGCCAATCTCAAACTCCAACTTACTGGTTAGTATATATTATAATCTTGGTCTCTTTAGGGATTGGCTCAAATCTATTTTCCATTTCTCGATCAGCCATTATAATTAG
- the LOC120071618 gene encoding kinesin-like protein KIN-1 isoform X1, whose translation MSNITVCARFRPLSSKERQDHGDAVCVQYVDSETFIFKDEKTEELTFSFDRVFYDKSEQTDVYRFLAEPIVKVSLSKGGFYLSRCALMYDTDALNAVNGTIITFGQTGAGKTYSMEGPGILECDAAKKGLLPRVVEGIFECTKLADETSKYSIKLSMVEIYMEKVRDLFDLSRDNVQIKESKTQGIILNGMIEFRRTISMNLKQCNSCLDELSAESSKFHDCKWDYYFGFTLQMPIQDPPEALLTLSKGIANRAVGETQMNVASSRSHCIYIFAIQQESTKDKRARTGKLNLVDLAGSEKVEKTGAEGRVLEEAKTINKSLSALGNVINALTCGPTGRGNHIPYRDSKLTRILQDALGGNSRTALLCCCSPSPTNSSETLSTLRFGARAKHIKASPRVANEDKFIRELEVFTPIKRESRGKLLNDLQESLDIEHVQILEELFIQEGILFDPCSIEESELAYEDVTSQTISSLQLVLEELLSTIGELKKENEELMARVSAAELHHGPISNSNLLVSIYYNLGLFRDWLKSIFHFSISHYN comes from the exons ATGTCAAACATAACTGTTTGCGCTCGATTTCGGCCTTTAAGTTCAAAAGAGAGGCAAGATCATGGAGATGCAGTGTGCGTTCAATATGTGGACTCTGAGACATTCATTTTTAAG GATGAGAAGACTGAAGAACTTACATTTAGCTTTGATAGAGTGTTCTATGATAAATCTGAGCAAACTGATGTTTACCGATTTCTTGCTGAGCCAATTGTCAAAG TTTCCTTAAGCAAAGGAGGATTCTACCTTTCACGTTGTGCTTTAATGTATGACACAGATGCTCTTAATGCTGTTAATGGGACAATTATCACCTTTGGACAG ACTGGAGCTGGAAAGACGTATAGTATGGAG GGGCCTGGGATACTTGAATGTGATGCAGCAAAGAAGGGTTTACTTCCTAGAGTGGTAGAAGGCATTTTTGAATGTACCAAATTAGCTGATGAAACGAGCAAGTACTCAATAAAGTTGTCTATG GTTGAAATCTACATGGAGAAAGTGAG GGATCTTTTCGACTTATCAAGGGACAATGTACAAATCAAGGAGAGTAAAACACAAGGGATAATATTAAATGGAATGATTGAG TTCAGGAGGACTATTTCTATGAACTTAAAGCAATGCAACTCATGTTTGGATGAATTATCAGCCGAGTCATCTAAATTCCATGATTGTAAATGGGATTACTATTTTGGTTTCACTTTACAGATGCCCATACAGGACCCTCCAGAGGCATTGCTGACCTTATCT AAAGGAATAGCCAACAGAGCCGTAGGAGAGACCC AAATGAACGTTGCCAGCAGTAGGAGCCACTGTATTTACATATTCGCTATTCAGCAAGAATCAACCAAGGACAAGAG GGCCAGAACTGGAAAATTGAATCTAGTGGACTTGGCAGGGTCTGAAAAAGTGGAGAAAACTGGTGCTGAGGGGAGAGTTCTTGAAGAAGCCAAGACCATTAACAAATCGCTTTCAGCTCTTGGGAATGTAATAAATGCTCTAACATGTGGACCAACGGGCAGAGGAAACCACATTCCATATCGTGATTCTAAGTTGACACGGATTCTACAAGATGCACTC GGAGGAAACTCGCGTACTGCTTTGTTGTGTTGCTGCTCACCCAGCCCTACAAACTCATCTGAGACCCTCTCAACCCTTCGATTTGGTGCAAG GGCAAAGCATATAAAGGCTTCTCCTCGTGTTGCAAATGAGGATAAATTTATCAGAGAGCTTGAAGTTTTCACTCCAATAAAAAGGGAATCACGTGGCAAACTTCTAAATGAT TTGCAGGAGAGTTTGGATATTGAGCATGTGCAAATACTTGAGGAGCTGTttatacaagaaggaattcttTTTGATCCTTGCTCCATTGAAGAGTCGGAATTAGCCTATGAAGATGTTACTTCACAAACCATTTCTTCGTTGCAGCTAGTTTTGGAAGAACTCTTGAGCACAATTGGAGAG CTTAAGAAAGAGAATGAGGAGCTGATGGCAAGAGTATCAGCAGCTGAACTCCATCATGGGCCAATCTCAAACTCCAACTTACTGGTTAGTATATATTATAATCTTGGTCTCTTTAGGGATTGGCTCAAATCTATTTTCCATTTCTCGATCAGCCATTATAATTAG
- the LOC120071618 gene encoding kinesin-like protein KIN-1 isoform X3: MSNITVCARFRPLSSKERQDHGDAVCVQYVDSETFIFKDEKTEELTFSFDRVFYDKSEQTDVYRFLAEPIVKDALNAVNGTIITFGQTGAGKTYSMEGPGILECDAAKKGLLPRVVEGIFECTKLADETSKYSIKLSMVEIYMEKVRDLFDLSRDNVQIKESKTQGIILNGMIEFRRTISMNLKQCNSCLDELSAESSKFHDCKWDYYFGFTLQMPIQDPPEALLTLSKGIANRAVGETQMNVASSRSHCIYIFAIQQESTKDKRARTGKLNLVDLAGSEKVEKTGAEGRVLEEAKTINKSLSALGNVINALTCGPTGRGNHIPYRDSKLTRILQDALGGNSRTALLCCCSPSPTNSSETLSTLRFGARAKHIKASPRVANEDKFIRELEVFTPIKRESRGKLLNDLQESLDIEHVQILEELFIQEGILFDPCSIEESELAYEDVTSQTISSLQLVLEELLSTIGELKKENEELMARVSAAELHHGPISNSNLLVSIYYNLGLFRDWLKSIFHFSISHYN, from the exons ATGTCAAACATAACTGTTTGCGCTCGATTTCGGCCTTTAAGTTCAAAAGAGAGGCAAGATCATGGAGATGCAGTGTGCGTTCAATATGTGGACTCTGAGACATTCATTTTTAAG GATGAGAAGACTGAAGAACTTACATTTAGCTTTGATAGAGTGTTCTATGATAAATCTGAGCAAACTGATGTTTACCGATTTCTTGCTGAGCCAATTGTCAAAG ATGCTCTTAATGCTGTTAATGGGACAATTATCACCTTTGGACAG ACTGGAGCTGGAAAGACGTATAGTATGGAG GGGCCTGGGATACTTGAATGTGATGCAGCAAAGAAGGGTTTACTTCCTAGAGTGGTAGAAGGCATTTTTGAATGTACCAAATTAGCTGATGAAACGAGCAAGTACTCAATAAAGTTGTCTATG GTTGAAATCTACATGGAGAAAGTGAG GGATCTTTTCGACTTATCAAGGGACAATGTACAAATCAAGGAGAGTAAAACACAAGGGATAATATTAAATGGAATGATTGAG TTCAGGAGGACTATTTCTATGAACTTAAAGCAATGCAACTCATGTTTGGATGAATTATCAGCCGAGTCATCTAAATTCCATGATTGTAAATGGGATTACTATTTTGGTTTCACTTTACAGATGCCCATACAGGACCCTCCAGAGGCATTGCTGACCTTATCT AAAGGAATAGCCAACAGAGCCGTAGGAGAGACCC AAATGAACGTTGCCAGCAGTAGGAGCCACTGTATTTACATATTCGCTATTCAGCAAGAATCAACCAAGGACAAGAG GGCCAGAACTGGAAAATTGAATCTAGTGGACTTGGCAGGGTCTGAAAAAGTGGAGAAAACTGGTGCTGAGGGGAGAGTTCTTGAAGAAGCCAAGACCATTAACAAATCGCTTTCAGCTCTTGGGAATGTAATAAATGCTCTAACATGTGGACCAACGGGCAGAGGAAACCACATTCCATATCGTGATTCTAAGTTGACACGGATTCTACAAGATGCACTC GGAGGAAACTCGCGTACTGCTTTGTTGTGTTGCTGCTCACCCAGCCCTACAAACTCATCTGAGACCCTCTCAACCCTTCGATTTGGTGCAAG GGCAAAGCATATAAAGGCTTCTCCTCGTGTTGCAAATGAGGATAAATTTATCAGAGAGCTTGAAGTTTTCACTCCAATAAAAAGGGAATCACGTGGCAAACTTCTAAATGAT TTGCAGGAGAGTTTGGATATTGAGCATGTGCAAATACTTGAGGAGCTGTttatacaagaaggaattcttTTTGATCCTTGCTCCATTGAAGAGTCGGAATTAGCCTATGAAGATGTTACTTCACAAACCATTTCTTCGTTGCAGCTAGTTTTGGAAGAACTCTTGAGCACAATTGGAGAG CTTAAGAAAGAGAATGAGGAGCTGATGGCAAGAGTATCAGCAGCTGAACTCCATCATGGGCCAATCTCAAACTCCAACTTACTGGTTAGTATATATTATAATCTTGGTCTCTTTAGGGATTGGCTCAAATCTATTTTCCATTTCTCGATCAGCCATTATAATTAG
- the LOC120071618 gene encoding kinesin-like protein KIN-1 isoform X5 — translation MSNITVCARFRPLSSKERQDHGDAVCVQYVDSETFIFKDEKTEELTFSFDRVFYDKSEQTDVYRFLAEPIVKVSLSKGGFYLSRCALMYDTDALNAVNGTIITFGQTGAGKTYSMEGPGILECDAAKKGLLPRVVEGIFECTKLADETSKYSIKLSMVEIYMEKVRDLFDLSRDNVQIKESKTQGIILNGMIEMPIQDPPEALLTLSKGIANRAVGETQMNVASSRSHCIYIFAIQQESTKDKRARTGKLNLVDLAGSEKVEKTGAEGRVLEEAKTINKSLSALGNVINALTCGPTGRGNHIPYRDSKLTRILQDALGGNSRTALLCCCSPSPTNSSETLSTLRFGARAKHIKASPRVANEDKFIRELEVFTPIKRESRGKLLNDLQESLDIEHVQILEELFIQEGILFDPCSIEESELAYEDVTSQTISSLQLVLEELLSTIGELKKENEELMARVSAAELHHGPISNSNLLVSIYYNLGLFRDWLKSIFHFSISHYN, via the exons ATGTCAAACATAACTGTTTGCGCTCGATTTCGGCCTTTAAGTTCAAAAGAGAGGCAAGATCATGGAGATGCAGTGTGCGTTCAATATGTGGACTCTGAGACATTCATTTTTAAG GATGAGAAGACTGAAGAACTTACATTTAGCTTTGATAGAGTGTTCTATGATAAATCTGAGCAAACTGATGTTTACCGATTTCTTGCTGAGCCAATTGTCAAAG TTTCCTTAAGCAAAGGAGGATTCTACCTTTCACGTTGTGCTTTAATGTATGACACAGATGCTCTTAATGCTGTTAATGGGACAATTATCACCTTTGGACAG ACTGGAGCTGGAAAGACGTATAGTATGGAG GGGCCTGGGATACTTGAATGTGATGCAGCAAAGAAGGGTTTACTTCCTAGAGTGGTAGAAGGCATTTTTGAATGTACCAAATTAGCTGATGAAACGAGCAAGTACTCAATAAAGTTGTCTATG GTTGAAATCTACATGGAGAAAGTGAG GGATCTTTTCGACTTATCAAGGGACAATGTACAAATCAAGGAGAGTAAAACACAAGGGATAATATTAAATGGAATGATTGAG ATGCCCATACAGGACCCTCCAGAGGCATTGCTGACCTTATCT AAAGGAATAGCCAACAGAGCCGTAGGAGAGACCC AAATGAACGTTGCCAGCAGTAGGAGCCACTGTATTTACATATTCGCTATTCAGCAAGAATCAACCAAGGACAAGAG GGCCAGAACTGGAAAATTGAATCTAGTGGACTTGGCAGGGTCTGAAAAAGTGGAGAAAACTGGTGCTGAGGGGAGAGTTCTTGAAGAAGCCAAGACCATTAACAAATCGCTTTCAGCTCTTGGGAATGTAATAAATGCTCTAACATGTGGACCAACGGGCAGAGGAAACCACATTCCATATCGTGATTCTAAGTTGACACGGATTCTACAAGATGCACTC GGAGGAAACTCGCGTACTGCTTTGTTGTGTTGCTGCTCACCCAGCCCTACAAACTCATCTGAGACCCTCTCAACCCTTCGATTTGGTGCAAG GGCAAAGCATATAAAGGCTTCTCCTCGTGTTGCAAATGAGGATAAATTTATCAGAGAGCTTGAAGTTTTCACTCCAATAAAAAGGGAATCACGTGGCAAACTTCTAAATGAT TTGCAGGAGAGTTTGGATATTGAGCATGTGCAAATACTTGAGGAGCTGTttatacaagaaggaattcttTTTGATCCTTGCTCCATTGAAGAGTCGGAATTAGCCTATGAAGATGTTACTTCACAAACCATTTCTTCGTTGCAGCTAGTTTTGGAAGAACTCTTGAGCACAATTGGAGAG CTTAAGAAAGAGAATGAGGAGCTGATGGCAAGAGTATCAGCAGCTGAACTCCATCATGGGCCAATCTCAAACTCCAACTTACTGGTTAGTATATATTATAATCTTGGTCTCTTTAGGGATTGGCTCAAATCTATTTTCCATTTCTCGATCAGCCATTATAATTAG
- the LOC120071618 gene encoding kinesin-like protein KIN-1 isoform X4 — protein MSNITVCARFRPLSSKERQDHGDAVCVQYVDSETFIFKDEKTEELTFSFDRVFYDKSEQTDVYRFLAEPIVKVSLSKGGFYLSRCALMYDTDALNAVNGTIITFGQTGAGKTYSMEGPGILECDAAKKGLLPRVVEGIFECTKLADETSKYSIKLSMVEIYMEKVRDLFDLSRDNVQIKESKTQGIILNGMIEFRRTISMNLKQCNSCLDELSAESSKFHDCKWDYYFGFTLQMPIQDPPEALLTLSKGIANRAVGETQMNVASSRSHCIYIFAIQQESTKDKRARTGKLNLVDLAGSEKVEKTGAEGRVLEEAKTINKSLSALGNVINALTCGPTGRGNHIPYRDSKLTRILQDALGGNSRTALLCCCSPSPTNSSETLSTLRFGARAKHIKASPRVANEDKFIRELEVFTPIKRESRGKLLNDLQESLDIEHVQILEELFIQEGILFDPCSIEESELAYEDVTSQTISSLQLVLEELLSTIGELKKENEELMARVSAAELHHGPISNSNLLV, from the exons ATGTCAAACATAACTGTTTGCGCTCGATTTCGGCCTTTAAGTTCAAAAGAGAGGCAAGATCATGGAGATGCAGTGTGCGTTCAATATGTGGACTCTGAGACATTCATTTTTAAG GATGAGAAGACTGAAGAACTTACATTTAGCTTTGATAGAGTGTTCTATGATAAATCTGAGCAAACTGATGTTTACCGATTTCTTGCTGAGCCAATTGTCAAAG TTTCCTTAAGCAAAGGAGGATTCTACCTTTCACGTTGTGCTTTAATGTATGACACAGATGCTCTTAATGCTGTTAATGGGACAATTATCACCTTTGGACAG ACTGGAGCTGGAAAGACGTATAGTATGGAG GGGCCTGGGATACTTGAATGTGATGCAGCAAAGAAGGGTTTACTTCCTAGAGTGGTAGAAGGCATTTTTGAATGTACCAAATTAGCTGATGAAACGAGCAAGTACTCAATAAAGTTGTCTATG GTTGAAATCTACATGGAGAAAGTGAG GGATCTTTTCGACTTATCAAGGGACAATGTACAAATCAAGGAGAGTAAAACACAAGGGATAATATTAAATGGAATGATTGAG TTCAGGAGGACTATTTCTATGAACTTAAAGCAATGCAACTCATGTTTGGATGAATTATCAGCCGAGTCATCTAAATTCCATGATTGTAAATGGGATTACTATTTTGGTTTCACTTTACAGATGCCCATACAGGACCCTCCAGAGGCATTGCTGACCTTATCT AAAGGAATAGCCAACAGAGCCGTAGGAGAGACCC AAATGAACGTTGCCAGCAGTAGGAGCCACTGTATTTACATATTCGCTATTCAGCAAGAATCAACCAAGGACAAGAG GGCCAGAACTGGAAAATTGAATCTAGTGGACTTGGCAGGGTCTGAAAAAGTGGAGAAAACTGGTGCTGAGGGGAGAGTTCTTGAAGAAGCCAAGACCATTAACAAATCGCTTTCAGCTCTTGGGAATGTAATAAATGCTCTAACATGTGGACCAACGGGCAGAGGAAACCACATTCCATATCGTGATTCTAAGTTGACACGGATTCTACAAGATGCACTC GGAGGAAACTCGCGTACTGCTTTGTTGTGTTGCTGCTCACCCAGCCCTACAAACTCATCTGAGACCCTCTCAACCCTTCGATTTGGTGCAAG GGCAAAGCATATAAAGGCTTCTCCTCGTGTTGCAAATGAGGATAAATTTATCAGAGAGCTTGAAGTTTTCACTCCAATAAAAAGGGAATCACGTGGCAAACTTCTAAATGAT TTGCAGGAGAGTTTGGATATTGAGCATGTGCAAATACTTGAGGAGCTGTttatacaagaaggaattcttTTTGATCCTTGCTCCATTGAAGAGTCGGAATTAGCCTATGAAGATGTTACTTCACAAACCATTTCTTCGTTGCAGCTAGTTTTGGAAGAACTCTTGAGCACAATTGGAGAG CTTAAGAAAGAGAATGAGGAGCTGATGGCAAGAGTATCAGCAGCTGAACTCCATCATGGGCCAATCTCAAACTCCAACTTACTG GTTTAA